A section of the Oenanthe melanoleuca isolate GR-GAL-2019-014 chromosome 6, OMel1.0, whole genome shotgun sequence genome encodes:
- the LOC130255170 gene encoding early activation antigen CD69-like isoform X1 — MSLSMGHLRGRKAVSMPDTRKGFPSFLICREHGVNCSEQWYSGCELEKSEFCSIHGRLKELLRILERRAAGLTHLPGVQEATCGNLRDASCERAVSEDVENGICSSDGRVREPLDPQGTSATGHGHRSILRRFLGKRFSCHPVLPLVLILLLVLVLALAVALAVQSATQAPVPTATPLLILGCPPRWVGYNGVCYYFSREKGTWDEGQERCSELGASLAIVKDEAMDLLFRLGGNGDYWVGLRRWGEHLQWGDGSSFSSSVPVLGNSECVYLAEEKFRSFICSNPQPYLCSKPRAPL; from the exons ATGTCCCTTTCCATGGGCCATCTCCGTGGGCGTAAAGCTGTTTCCATGCCCGACACTCGAAAGGGTTTTCCATCATTCCTGATTTGTCGGGAGCACGGGGTTAATTGTTCCGAGCAGTGGTATTCCGGCTGTGAGCTGGAGAAGAGTGAATTCTGCTCCATCCATGGGCGTCTGAAGGAGCTCCTGCGTATCCTGGAGAGACGAGCAGCCGGGCTGACACACTTGCCTGGGGTGCAAGAAGCCACTTGTGGTAATCTCAGGGACGCCAGTTGTGAGCGTGCAGTGAGTGAAGATGTGGAGAATGGAATCTGCAGCAGCGATGGCAGAGTGAGGGagcccctggatccccaggGCACATCAGCAACCGGCCATGGGCACAGAAGCATCCTCAGAAGATTCCTGG GCAAGAGGTTCAGCTGCCATCCCGTGCTCCCCTTGGTGCTGatcctgctcctggtgctggtgctggcgTTGGCGGTGGCCTTGGCTGTGCAGTCAG CAACACAGGCTCCAGTTCCAACTGCGACTCCTCTGTTGATTCTGGGCTGTCCCCCTCGCTGGGTTGGATACAATGGAGTCTGCTACTACTTCTCAAGGGAGAAGGGGACCTGGGATGAGGGTCAGGAGCGGTGCTCGGAGCTCGGGGCCTCCCTGGCCATTGTCAAGGATGAGGCAATG GATTTGCTCTTCCGCCTCGGCGGGAACGGCGATTACTGGGTGGGGCTGCGCAGATGGGGCGAGCACCTGCAGTGGGGGGAcggcagcagcttcagctcctc GGTTCCTGTCCTGGGCAATTCCGAGTGTGTGTACCTGGCTGAGGAGAAATTCAGGAGTTTCATCTGCTCGAATCCGCAGCCGTATCTCTGCAGCAAGCCCCGAGCTCCCCTGTAA
- the LOC130255178 gene encoding early activation antigen CD69-like, with product MSLSMGHPRGCTAVSEADLRKAFSALLMCREHGAVCFKQRDAGCELEQREICSIHGPLKELLHLQEERTAGLTHLPGTQETTWEHAVSEAVENGICSSDGRVREPLDPQGTSATGHGHRILLRRLAGKRFSCHPGVILVLILLLVLVLALAVALAVQSAPQAPVPTATTPVVLGCPHGWIGYNGVCYYFSKDYSTWDQAQEQCSELGASLAIVKDEAMDLLFRLGGNGDYWVGLRRWGEHLQWGDGSSFSSSVPVLGNSECVYLAEEKFRSVICSNPQPYLCSKPRAPL from the exons ATGTCCCTTTCCATGGGCCATCCCCGTGGGTGTACAGCTGTTTCTGAGGCCGATCTCCGAAAGGCTTTTTCGGCACTCCTGATGTGTCGGGAGCACGGGGCTGTTTGTTTCAAGCAGAGAGATGCCGGctgtgagctggagcagagagaaaTCTGCTCCATCCATGGGCCTCTGAAGGAGCTCCTGCATCTCCAGGAGGAACGAACAGCCGGGCTGACTCACTTGCCTGGCACGCAAGAAACAACTTGGGAGCATGCAGTGAGTGAGGCTGTGGAGAATGGAATCTGCAGCAGCGATGGCAGAGTGAGGGagcccctggatccccaggGCACATCAGCAACCGGCCATGGGCACAGAATCCTCCTCAGAAGATTGGCGG GCAAGAGGTTCAGCTGCCATCCTGGGGTCATCTTGGTGCTGatcctgctcctggtgctggtgctggcgTTGGCGGTGGCCTTGGCTGTGCAGTCAG CACCGCAGGCTCCAGTTCCGACTGCGACTACTCCCGTGGTTctgggctgtccccatggctggaTTGGTTACAATGGAGTCTGCTACTACTTCTCAAAGGATTACAGCACCTGGGATCAGGCTCAAGAGCAGTGCTCCGAGCTCGGGGCCTCCCTGGCCATTGTCAAGGATGAGGCAATG GATTTGCTCTTCCGCCTCGGCGGGAACGGCGATTACTGGGTGGGGCTGCGCAGATGGGGCGAGCACCTGCAGTGGGGGGAcggcagcagcttcagctcctc ggttCCTGTCCTGGGCAATTCCGAGTGTGTGTACCTGGCTGAGGAGAAATTCAGGAGTGTGATCTGCTCGAATCCGCAGCCGTATCTCTGCAGCAAGCCCCGAGCTCCCCTGTAA